Part of the Rothia mucilaginosa genome, TCGGGGTTATTCCCTTCGGCTGTTTAGTCTTCCGGTTTCTAGCCAGCCACCTATTCACACTTCACACCGATACGAGGAATGTATTTCCATGACTTCCATTCTTCTTACTCGCCGCGCGATGCTGAGCGGCGGCACACTTATGGGCATTGGTGCCCTGCTTGCGGCGTGCGGCCAGCAGACGGCTAATGAGGCGGCAGCCACCGCCTCCGCCGCCCCGAGTGAGTCGGCTTCGGCGTCTGCAGCGGCGTCTGACTCGCCTTCGGCGAGTGCTACTCCGAGAGTAACTCGCGGGTATTCAGGTAATTCTAAAGCACCCGACGGCGAGTACCGCAAAGCTGATGCATACGGTATAGCTCAGAACGTCCCTCTTCCGAAGGCTAAGCCGCAACAGTACCCTGAAACCTTTGCTGGTCTTCGTGAGATGATGACCGATTGGGTCAGAGCCCGTAACTACGGTATTCAGACCGGTGACATGCAGTATGTATGGCCCTCTATGCTGGATACCTACGAGAAGGATATTAAGTTCCTCAAGGATATCGAAGGCCTTTATCAGCGCGGAGGCTGAGGTGGTGCGCTCCCCGGACTGGGTCTGTATTCCTACTTTCTAGTTTACCAAATAAGACTATAATAAGGAGTATCTATTTTCGGAGGTTTTTATGTCATTTCTATCAAAAAATTGGGCAGGGCTGTCAGTCTGTCTGATCATTTCTATCATCTCTTGGGTTTTAGGAGGATTTCTGCCTGTTGTGGGAGCACCTGTTTTCGCCATTTTTATCGGAATGATTCTCCATCCCTTTCTCACTTCCTATACACAACTGGATGCCGGTTTGACTTATAGCTCCAAAAAATTGCTTCAGTATGCTGTTATTTTGCTTGGGTTTGGACTCAGTATCTCACAAGTTTTCGCAGTTGGAAAATCTTCCCTTCCTGTCATCATTTCGACCATTTCTATCGCTTTAATTATTGCTTTCTTTTTCCAACGCTTTTTTAATCTGGATACAAAGCTTGCTACCTTGGTCGGTGTAGGTTCTTCTATCTGTGGCGGTTCTGCCATTGCAGCGACTGCTCCTGTTATTCACGCCAAGGAAAAAGAAGTGGCCCAAGCCATTTCTGTTATCTTTTTCTTCAATGTCTTGGCAGCTCTTATCTTTCCAACTCTAGGTTCTTGGCTCCATCTTTCCAACGAAGGTTTTGCTCTCTTTGCGGGTACTGCGGTCAACGATACTTCCTCTGTGACAGCTACTGCTAGTGCCTGGGATAGTCTTTACAATGCAAACACTCTTGAGCCTGCAACTATTGTCAAGCTGACACGTACTCTAGCTATTATCCCTATCGTTCTCTTCCTCTCCTATTATTGGCAAAGCCGTCAACAAGGCAACAACCAAGGAGTGAAGCTTAAAAAAAATCTTCCCCGTTTTCATTCTCTACTTTATCCTAGCTTCTCTGCTAACTACTCTTCTCACATCTTTCGGTGTCAGCACTAGCTTCTTTTCACCTCTCAAACAACTCTCCATATTCCTCATCATCATGGCTATGAGTGCTATTGGTCTCAAAACCAACCTCATTGCTATGATCAAATCCAGTGGAAAATCCATTCTTCTTGGAGCCCTTTGCTGGATTGCTATCATCCTGACTAGTCTTGGCATGCAATTACTCATCGGTATTTACTAAGAAAAAAGGGAGCCTAAAGGCTACCTCAGAACGTAGACAAACGTCATTTTTGGCGTTTTATCTATGATGAAAAAACTAAAGAATACATTCTCATGCTGGAACACATTTGGGAATTCGTAATGTATGTTGAACCCGACGGGTCATATACCGAAGACAAAAATACTGCCGAAGGGGACGATAACGGCGCTTACATTCTCAAATATTCAGATGGATTTTGGACTGTCGTTGGCTCGCTTTCTCAAGAGCAGCTGAAGGAAAAAGGGTTACTGAAATAACCCCATAACCATTGAGAAGCCACATGTGTTTCGAGAAGCCACCATTATTGTGGCTTCTCGAAACACATGTGGCTTCTCGGCGCATAGGTATCAGCGCATAGGTATCGGCGCGTGGTGACTTCCGTAAAATGGTATCTATGGCTAAGAAAACTAAAGGTAAGAAGAGCGGCGCAGCAACCGCCGCCGTAGCACTGCTGACCGAGACGAACACCCCCTTCCAGATGCGTGAATACGAGCATGTTGAGGGCGTCACCTCCTTCGGTGAAGAAGCCGCGAAGAACCTCGGTGCCTCCGAGGAGCAGGTGTTCAAGACCCTGCTGATCGTGCATGAGAAGGATTTCGCGGTCGCAATCGTGCCGGTCTCTGGCAAGCTCAACGTGAAGGCGGCCGCCGCAGCCCTCGGCTGGAAGAACGCCTCCATGTGCGACCCGAAGGTCGCCGAGCGCCGCACAGGCTACGTGGTGGGCGGTATTTCTCCGCTGGGTCAGAAGACCCCCTCCCCCACCCTGCTCGATGAGTCTGCGCAGCTTTTTGACACGATCATGGTTTCTGGCGGTAAGCGCGGCCTGGATGTTGAGCTCGCCCCGGACGACCTGCTGAAGCTCACCAACGGCAAGTACGCTGACATCCGTGCTTAGTCCGCGCGTAGCGGGAATAATCCGCCCGGCCGCGGCGTTATGTGAGCCGTAAGAGCCTGGGCATGAGAGCAAACTGAAGGAGTCATGATGGGCAATTCGCTACCCGGCGTGGGTGCTATCGCCAAGAACTGGCGTGAAGTGCTCAAGCCTGAAGAGTACGCTGTTCTGCGTGAGGGCGGCACCGAGCGCGCGTTCACGGGCGAGTACTGGAACACCCACACGGAGGGTGTGTATTCGTGTCGTGCCTGCGGTACGGAGCTGTTCCGTTCTGATCAGAAGTTCGATTCGCATTGTGGTTGGCCGTCGTTTTTCGCGCCGCTGGCTGAGGACCGTGTGCGTTACCTGGAGGACACGACGTTCGGTATGCGCCGTGTGGAGGTGCGTTGCGCCGCCTGCGATTCGCACCTGGGTCACGTGTTTGAGGGTGAGGGCTACCCGACTCCCACGGATTTGCGGTATTGCATTAATTCGGTGTGTCTGACGCTGACCCCGGCTGGTGAAGCACAGCCTGGTGATACTCCGGTTGACGAGGCGGAATCCACCGAATAGACCCCGCCAATGCCCCCAGCGGGCACGCCGGTGAGCCCCTTATTGTGAGTCTCTCTAAATTCGAGGCTTTAGGCTCGGGCGGGTAGAATGGCGTAGTGCCTTCGCGGGCACGCCACCTCGCCCGGGCTCGTGTTTGCTCGGGCGTACGCCTACCCGGGCATTTGGCGCATCGTGTGGGCGCGTCGAATCAGACAGAGGAAAAGGATTGAGTGCATGAGTACCGCAGCTGAACAGAATGCCGCAGGCACCCCTCAGCTGACCCTTCACGGTATCGAAGTTCCGGACGTTGTTCCTCTGGAGGCCCCTTCCTCACCGATTCCGACTCTCATCACCACTGAGAGCGGTCTGCGTCGTGCCGCTGAGCAGTTGGCGGCGGCGTCCGGCCCGGTGGCTGTTGATACGGAGCGTGCCCAGGGCATCCGCTACGGTTCGCGTGCTTTTTTGGTGCAGCTTAAGCGTGAAGATCAGCTGTACCTGATTGACCCTGAGGCGTTTAAGGATTTGCGCATTATTAACGATGCTCTGGCGGATGCTGAGTGGGTTATTCACGCCGCAATTCAGGACTTCCCGAGCCTGGATATGCTCGGTATGCGCCCGAACCGTCTGTTTGATACGGAGCTTGGTGCGCGTCTTGCCGGTCTGGAGCGCGTGAACCTGGGTGCGACCGTTGAGGAGCTTCTCGGCTATAAGCTGGCGAAGAAGCACTCGAAGGAAGACTGGTCGCGCCGCCCCCTGCCGGAATCCTGGTTGAACTATGCTCTGCTGGACGTTGACGTGCTCATTGATTTGCGTGATGCGTTGGAGGATTTGCTCCGCCAGCAGGGTAAGCTGCAGTACGCTCTGGAGGAGTTTGAGTACCTGTGCAAGACCCCGGTGAAGGATCCGACGGATCAGCCGGAGCGTTGGCGTAAGACGAAGGGCCGCACGATGTTGCGTTCGGTCAAGCAGCTGACGGCGCTGCGTAACCTGTGGCTTGAGCGTGACTCGCTGGCACGTAAGAAGGACGTCGACGCGAAGCGTCTGCTACCTGATTCTGCGATTGTGGAGGCGGCACGCACCATGCCGCGTAACGTTCCCGCCATCATGGCGATCCCCGGTTTTCAGACGCGCGGTCTGCGTCGTGAGGGCCCGCGCTGGGTGCGTGCTATTGCCGCGGCGGCACGCGGTGAGAACGCTGTACCGTTCACTTTGCCGTCGACTGCCCCGCCGCCGTTGAAGGCGTGGGAGTCTAAGCGCCCCGAGAACTTGGCGTTGTTCACCGAGGTTCGTCAGGCAATTGATGAGCTCTCTGAGGAGCTGACCATTCCGGCGCAGAACCTGATCACGACCGATTATGTTCGCCGCCTCTGCTGGGAGCCGCCGGCTCGTTTTGACGAGCAGACCCTGCGGGATGCACTCGCCGAGTACGGTGCGCGTTCGTGGCAGACGGGTCTGGTTGCCCCCGTGATCGCGCCGATTTTTGCCCGCCACTTGGGGTAGATTTCTCTAACGCTGAATAGATGTGTGTGCCGGTTGGGTGTGTTGCTGATGCGACCACCCGACCGGCATTTTTGTGCCTCGGGAGTTGCCTCAGGATTTTGCCTCAGGAGTTGTCTCGGGAGCAAACGTGAACGAAGCTTAGCCTGCTCTCATTCGATTTTTATCCCAAACCGGCATAGTGTGGAGAGAGTACACGAAAGGAACCACCATGCCCGCACCCAACGGATGCTGCCGCTCTCAGAAGGCATGCGCCTCCCCCACTGCATCTGCCGCCGTCGAATCTAACGCTACCGAATCTAATGCCGTCGACACCGCAGTCGATACCGCAGAGATTGAATCTTCTGCTCGCGTCTTTTCCCGCCGCGCAACCCTCATCACCGGTGCCGTCGTATCCGGTGCGCTGCTCGCCTCCTGCGCTGAAGGTGACTCCAACGTCACCGTACCCGAAGGCAGCGTAGAGATGGGCGCCGCCTCCGCCGTGGGCGTAGGCAAGGCGGCTAAGCTGACCCACGGCTCCACGACCGTTATCGTCTCCCAGCCCTCTTCGGGCGAATACAAGGCGTTCAGCACCGTGTGCACCCACCAGGGTTGTCAGGTGCAGGTGCAGGACTCCAACCGCATCGTGTGCCCCTGCCACGGTTCCGAGTACGCCGTAGCTGACGGCTCGGTAGTGCACGGCCCTGCGGAGGCGCCTCTGACCAGCTACCCAGTGCAGGTGAAGGGCGGCAAGATTTTCGTCACCCACACCAATAAGGATTCCTAAAACCTGTAGTTCAGAAGACGTACGGCAAAGCCCCGCCCATCACAATGGGCGGGGCTTCTGTCTGTCTATACTGTGCTTGTCATTGAGCAGCTTGTCATTGAGCGCTTGCTATTGCGGCACGCTACTGAGAGAAGCTCAGGCGGCACATTTCAGGTACGACCGCTTAGCGGGTGTGGCGCGGCTTCTGGCCCTCTTCACGAGCGAACGGCACCTTATCGCCAGCCAGC contains:
- a CDS encoding HRDC domain-containing protein; the protein is MSTAAEQNAAGTPQLTLHGIEVPDVVPLEAPSSPIPTLITTESGLRRAAEQLAAASGPVAVDTERAQGIRYGSRAFLVQLKREDQLYLIDPEAFKDLRIINDALADAEWVIHAAIQDFPSLDMLGMRPNRLFDTELGARLAGLERVNLGATVEELLGYKLAKKHSKEDWSRRPLPESWLNYALLDVDVLIDLRDALEDLLRQQGKLQYALEEFEYLCKTPVKDPTDQPERWRKTKGRTMLRSVKQLTALRNLWLERDSLARKKDVDAKRLLPDSAIVEAARTMPRNVPAIMAIPGFQTRGLRREGPRWVRAIAAAARGENAVPFTLPSTAPPPLKAWESKRPENLALFTEVRQAIDELSEELTIPAQNLITTDYVRRLCWEPPARFDEQTLRDALAEYGARSWQTGLVAPVIAPIFARHLG
- the msrB gene encoding peptide-methionine (R)-S-oxide reductase MsrB encodes the protein MGNSLPGVGAIAKNWREVLKPEEYAVLREGGTERAFTGEYWNTHTEGVYSCRACGTELFRSDQKFDSHCGWPSFFAPLAEDRVRYLEDTTFGMRRVEVRCAACDSHLGHVFEGEGYPTPTDLRYCINSVCLTLTPAGEAQPGDTPVDEAESTE
- a CDS encoding putative sulfate exporter family transporter; protein product: MLTTLLTSFGVSTSFFSPLKQLSIFLIIMAMSAIGLKTNLIAMIKSSGKSILLGALCWIAIILTSLGMQLLIGIY
- a CDS encoding Rieske (2Fe-2S) protein, encoding MPAPNGCCRSQKACASPTASAAVESNATESNAVDTAVDTAEIESSARVFSRRATLITGAVVSGALLASCAEGDSNVTVPEGSVEMGAASAVGVGKAAKLTHGSTTVIVSQPSSGEYKAFSTVCTHQGCQVQVQDSNRIVCPCHGSEYAVADGSVVHGPAEAPLTSYPVQVKGGKIFVTHTNKDS
- the ybaK gene encoding Cys-tRNA(Pro) deacylase, which codes for MAKKTKGKKSGAATAAVALLTETNTPFQMREYEHVEGVTSFGEEAAKNLGASEEQVFKTLLIVHEKDFAVAIVPVSGKLNVKAAAAALGWKNASMCDPKVAERRTGYVVGGISPLGQKTPSPTLLDESAQLFDTIMVSGGKRGLDVELAPDDLLKLTNGKYADIRA
- a CDS encoding YeiH family protein; this encodes MSFLSKNWAGLSVCLIISIISWVLGGFLPVVGAPVFAIFIGMILHPFLTSYTQLDAGLTYSSKKLLQYAVILLGFGLSISQVFAVGKSSLPVIISTISIALIIAFFFQRFFNLDTKLATLVGVGSSICGGSAIAATAPVIHAKEKEVAQAISVIFFFNVLAALIFPTLGSWLHLSNEGFALFAGTAVNDTSSVTATASAWDSLYNANTLEPATIVKLTRTLAIIPIVLFLSYYWQSRQQGNNQGVKLKKNLPRFHSLLYPSFSANYSSHIFRCQH
- a CDS encoding DUF6318 family protein, whose amino-acid sequence is MTSILLTRRAMLSGGTLMGIGALLAACGQQTANEAAATASAAPSESASASAAASDSPSASATPRVTRGYSGNSKAPDGEYRKADAYGIAQNVPLPKAKPQQYPETFAGLREMMTDWVRARNYGIQTGDMQYVWPSMLDTYEKDIKFLKDIEGLYQRGG